In Brassica rapa cultivar Chiifu-401-42 chromosome A06, CAAS_Brap_v3.01, whole genome shotgun sequence, a single window of DNA contains:
- the LOC103873770 gene encoding flavonol synthase 3: MDVPIVDLSNPNEDLVARAVVKASEEWGIFQVVNHGIPPELIRRLKEVGTKFFELPETEKEAVAKPEDSVDVEGYRTKYQKDLEGRNAWVDHLFHRIWPPSRVSYRFWPKLPMDYREVNEDYAKHLKKLSEKIMEWLSEGLGLRREALIEGLGGETVEYLMKINYYPPCPDQDLVIGAPDHTDVNGITFLVANEALGLQAFKDNHWIDVKYTTSGIIVIVGDQFHRMSNGKYMSAKHRATMDKEKTRISWPVFVESSLDHKFAPLRELITGEDNAPKFKPYVYKDFKFRKLKKLPLD; encoded by the exons ATGGACGTCCCTATCGTCGACCTAAGCAACCCCAACGAAGATCTCGTGGCACGTGCGGTCGTGAAAGCGAGCGAAGAATGGGGAATTTTCCAGGTGGTTAACCACGGGATCCCGCCGGAGCTGATACGGCGGTTGAAAGAAGTTGGGACAAAGTTCTTCGAGCTTCCCGAGACGGAGAAGGAAGCCGTCGCGAAGCCAGAAGACTCCGTGGACGTAGAAGGATACAGAACCAAGTACCAGAAAGATCTAGAAGGTAGAAACGCATGGGTCGATCATCTCTTTCACCGCATTTGGCCCCCGTCCAGAGTTAGTTACAGATTCTGGCCTAAGCTTCCTATGGATTACAG GGAAGTGAATGAGGATTACGCAAAACACCTTAAGAAACTATCGGAGAAAATCATGGAATGGCTATCAGAGGGGTTAGGTTTACGACGTGAGGCATTGATAGAAGGTTTAGGCGGCGAAACGGTGGAATATTTAATGAAGATCAATTACTATCCGCCGTGTCCTGATCAAGATTTGGTCATAGGAGCTCCTGATCACACTGATGTCAATGGTATCACATTCCTAGTTGCTAATGAAGCGTTAGGGCTTCAGGCGTTCAAAGATAATCACTGGATCGACGTCAAATATACCACTTCCGGAATCATCGTCATCGTTGGCGACCAATTCCAT AGGATGAGTAATGGGAAGTATATGAGTGCAAAGCATCGAGCGACAATGGATAAAGAGAAGACGAGAATATCATGGCCGGTTTTTGTGGAATCTAGCCTTGATCACAAGTTCGCACCTTTGCGGGAGCTGATAACTGGCGAAGATAATGCTCCTAAGTTCAAGCCTTATGTCTACAAAGACTTCAAATTTCGTAAGCTTAAGAAGCTTCCTCTCGACTGA